DNA sequence from the Bradyrhizobium sp. CIAT3101 genome:
GAAGACGTGCTCCTTCGGCAGCACATCGAACAGCCTGAAGCGCTCGAAGGCGTCCTGCGCGCGCATCGATTCCAGCCGCGCCAGCGCGACCGTGACGCCTTGTTCGTGGCAGGCCTTGAAGACGTCGAGCAGGATCTGCGCGGCGGTGAAGTCGATCTCGACCATGCCGCTTGCCTCCAGCACCAGCAATTGCGGTGTCGCCGTGCCGAGGACTTTCGTCACGTCGCTGCGGAAGCCCGGCGCATTGAGGAAGGACAGCGGCGCCTGCAGCCCGATCACGGCGACGCCCGCGATGCGCTCGCCGGTGATGTGCGGATGCGCGGGCCACCAGATCGTGGTGCCCGGCACGCGCTCGAATTCGACCAGTCTCGCGCGCGTCGTGCTCCAGATGCCGTGCAGCAGCGACAGCACGATGCCGAGGAACGCGCCCTGCTGGATCGGCAGCACGATAATCAGCGCGGCGGTGGCGACGATCAGCAGAAACTCGCTGAAGGACTGGCGATAGATCGTCACGATCTGCTTGGTGCGGATGATCCGCAGCGCCACGAACAGCAGGATGCCGCCAAGGGCTGCATCCGGGACGTGCTGCAGCAGCCCCGTTCCGAACGCGAGCAGCAACAGGACGATCACCGCGGCCGCAAGGCCCGCAAGCTGCGATTGCCCGCCGGTCTCGGCGACGATGCCCGTGCGCGGCGGGCTGGCATTGACCGGAAACGCGCCGAACAGGCCCGACAGCACGCTGCCCGCGCCGGCGCCGAGGAAGTCGCGATCGACATCGGCGGGCTTGTCGGGATCGGACGGGAACGACCGCGTGGTGGCGGCGGTCTGCACCATCACCACCACGGTCACGACGAAGGCGAGCGGCACCAAGTGCACCCATTGCTCCGGCGCCAGATCAGGCAAGGTCGGCCGGGGCAGCGTGCCCGGCACCGTGCCGACGACTTTGACGCCCTTGCTCTCCAGGCCAAACGCGATGGTGGCCAGCGTCGCGGCAACGAGCCCGATCAATGCGCCGGGGATTTTCGCGCTGATCCTTTCGGAGATGAAGACCACTGCGAGCACGCCGAAGCCGATGAAAAAGGTGATGGGATTGGTGCGGCCGATCTCGGTTGCGAGCACGCCGATGCGATCGAGCGTCGGGCCGCTCGGCGAGTCCAGTCCCAGCACGCCCGGCAATTGCGAGACGATGATGTGGACGGAGATGCCGGCGAGGAAGCCGACCATCACCGGCATCGATAGAAGGTTGGCGATGCCGCCGAGCCGGAACGCGCCCCCGGCGAGCATCATCGCGCCGACCATCAGGGCCAGCGCGATCGCGAGCCCCTGATATTCCGGTGAGCCGGCAGCGGCCAAAGCGGCCAGCCCGCCGGCGAAGATCGGCGTGATCGTGGAATCCGCACCGCAGGACAGGAAGCGGTTGCCGCCGAGCAGGGCAAAGCCGAGCGAGCCCGCCATGAAGGCGAAGAAGCCGATCTGCGGCGCGAAGCCGCCGAGCCGCGCGGTCGCCATCTGCTCGGGGATCGCGATCGCCGCCAGCGTCAGCCCCGCCATGAGATCGCCGGGCAGGGCATAGGAGGCGAGCGAGCCAAACAGCGGCCATGCTTTCCTGGCGTGAGCGTCCTGCGGCATCGATGCGGAATCCCCGGAAAATCTGCGGTGGTCCGTCAGACTACAACATTTCCGGATTGGAGGGCGGCCGACTGCGCAACTTCGCGATCATCAACAAAAATGTCCGCAAGCGAGGCTTGCGGACATCAATGCCTATCGCAGTGCGGCGGTGTCAGTACCTGGTGCCGCGGTTATAGTCGCCGCCGCCGCGTCCCATGCCTCCACCGCCATGGCCGCCCATGCCCATTCCCATGCCGAGGCCAATTCCGAGACCGATTCCGACGGCTTCAGGCGGCGGGCCGGGGGGCGGTGCGCGCTCGACGACGACTTCGTCAGGCGGCGGCCGGCGCTTCGGCGGCGTGTCGACCACCTTGCGCTTTGGCGGCGTGTCGTCGACGCGCTTCTTGATCACGGGCGCAACCGTCGGGTTGATCGGCGTTGCCGGCGGCGTCGGTGCCGAGCACGGGCAGGTCGGCGCCATCGCGACGGCGACCGGCACTGCGGCGGCGGCAACCGGCAAGGCATAATTGCGGTTCTGCACGCGAAGCAGCAGCCGGCGCGCGGTCGCGGCGAGATCGCTGTTGTCCCAGTTTGCGAGATAGGTCTCGTACGAAGCGCGGGTGTTGATCGCCACCGCACGGTCCCATGCCAGCATCTGACGCCGCCGCTCCAGCACCGTACGCAGGCGCGGCGTCTGGGCGTCCTGCGCATAGAGTTCGACATAGGCCTGATACGCAGGCACGGTGTCGTCGGCGATCACGAGCTGATAGGCGGCCTTGGCATCCTTGCCCTGCAAATCCTTGCGCCAGTCCTCGACGCTGCGCGTCGCGCTGGCGAGGGCCATCGCGTTCGCGCCCGGCGCCGCGGGCTGGCCGCCGCCGCTGTCACCACCGAAGAATTTGAAGTCGGTCGTCAGCGACGAGCTTTCCCAGGGGATCTGCCGCCCGTCGGTCGATTGCGCGACTGCGATGCGGATGCGCTTGAACACTTCCTCGATCGGAATATTCGGCTGCTTGGCAACGGTCAGCGCTGCCGTGGTGTAGGGACTGTCGGCGCCGGATCCGTCCTCGGCTTCGGCACCGGGCGAGGTCGAGTACGAGATGAAGGAGCCCGGCGCGCCCGCCTTGGTGTCGACGATCGCAAGCCCGTGGCCGGCACCGCTCAGCGCCGGGAACGGATTGTTGCGGCAGGCGTCGAGCATGAAGATGCGCGCCCGCGTCGGCAGCGCGCCGAGCGTGTTGAGCAGATCGTTCAGCCGCACGCCCTGCAGCGGAATGTCGGCCTCGCGCTTGGGATCGAGATCGACGGGCACGAGATAGTTCTCGCCGTCGATCTGCAAGCCATGGCCGGCATAGAACACCAGCGCAACCGTGTCGGCGCCGCTGGCGCTGACCTTGCCGGCGAAATCGGAGATCGTCTGGCGCATCTCGCTCTGCGCGAGGTTCGGCGCCGCGGTGACGGTGAAGCCGGCATTGCCGAGCAGCTCGGCCATGCCCTTGGCATCGTTGGCGGCGTTCGGCAGTTCCGGCACCGTGCGATAGGCGGACTGGCCGATCACCAGCGCAAGCCGGGCTTCGGCCGCGGCTTGCGTCGGCGTCATGAGTTGCGTGAGTGCAAGGAGACCGGAAGCAAGAACTAAATTGCAAAGGACTGGACGGCGCATGGTGTCACCTCCATCGGCAATGGGCGCGAGGATATTACCTTTTCTAGTCGTCAGCCGCGGCGCTGTCTGTGCGCTAGCTCACGCTCTCGCGTGCGGCAAAATGGGGCAGGGGGTCTGCCAGAACCGACGCGCGGTGCCGTGCCTTCAGAACAATCCACGGTCCCAGGGCGGGTCAGGCGCAAAGCGTGCGGCGAGAAAATCGATGAAGGCGCGCACCTTCGCCGGCGGCCGGCGATCGGGCAGGTAGACCGCATGCACCGCGGAGGACTGGATCTCCGGCTGATCGAGCGGAAGCGCGACCAGCGTGCCGGCGCGCAGATCGTCGGCAATGATGAAGGTCGGCTGACGGGCGAGGCCGAGGCCGGCCAGCGTCGCGGCGCGCAGCGCATCGCCATTGTTGGCGCGCAAGGTGCCGCTGATCTGGATGCGGATCTCGCCGTCGACGCCGAACGGCCATTCCGCGGCGCTGCCCTGCTGCGTGAGCGTGTAGCCGAGGCAATTATGTGCGGCGAGGTCGGCGACCGTGCGCGGCGTGCCGTGTTTTGCCAGATAGGACGGGGCGGCACACACGACGAGCCGGTTCGGCGCGAGCTTTCGCGCCACCATGCTGGAGTCGCGCAGCTTGCCGATGCGGATCGCGAGGTCCCAGCCTTCCTCGGCGAGATCGACGAGGCGATCGTTGAGGCCGAGCTCGATGGTCACCTCGGGGTAGCGTTCCGAAAAGTCTGCAATGACGGGCGCAATCTGCCGTGTGCCGAACACGACGGGCACGTTGACCCGCAACAATCCGCGCGGCTCGGCGCGCTCCCGCGCGACCGCGGCATCGGCCGTCTCCATGTCGGCAAGGATCCGCTCGGAGGATTCCAGATAGAGGCGGCCGGCTTCGGTGATCGACAGCCGCCGCGTGGTGCGGTGGAACAGCTTGATGCCGAGCCGGGCCTCCAGCGAGGCCACGTGCTTGGTGACCATGGTCTGCGACAGGCCCATGGCCCGGGCCGCGCCGGACAGGCTGCCGTTCGCCGCCACCTTGGCGAAGACTTCCAGGCTGGTCAGCCGGTCGAGCATCTATTTCACTCTATGGGTGTGAAGTATATTTCAAGAATAGCTGATTATCATCCAAGTGAGAATAGATCATAGGTGGCCCGAACAATGGAGACCGCCATGATCGATTCCCGTACCGCTCCCTACGCCGCGCTGGTGCTGCGCGTGACGCTGGGCGCGCTGTTCCTGGCCCATGCCAGCCTGAAACTGTTCGTGTTCACCCCCGCCGGCACTGCAAAGTTCTTCGGCAGCCTCGGCTTCCCGCCGGAGCTCGCCTACCTTGTGATGACCGTCGAAGTCCTCAGCGGCATTGCCCTGATCCTCGGCGTCTGGACCCGCTATGCCGCGCTGGCCGGCATCCCGATCCTGCTCGGCGCGATCTTCACCGTGCACGGTGCCGCCGGGTTCTTCTTCACCAACCCGAAGGGCGGCTGGGAATACCCCGCGTTCTGGGTGATCGCGCTGGTCGCGCAGGCGCTGCTCGGCGATGGCGCCTTCGCGCTGCGGCCCTCACGCGATGTCGAGGCGGCGAACGGGCAGTTGAGCGTCGCGTCGTCGCGCTGACATCGTCGCATCATTGAAACGCGAGAGCTGCGGGATCACGGTCCCGCAGCTTTTTGTTGCGTGCCAACACGCGTGCAGTCGTCAAAAGCCCATCAATCTGCGTTCGGTATTGATCCATGCCTGAATTGGATTGATCTGCGTCAATCTTGCATAGCCTGCCGTTCGGTCGCGCTGCTGCATGATCGAAAACATCGGCAAATATAGGCATTCCGCTGCAGTCTCCGCCGGCGCGCCTTTCGCTCGTCCCGTCTCGGCTGCGCCGGCCGCAACCCTTGCCTGCCCCGTCGCTTTGGCCATACAGTCCGGGCCAACGCGCCGCGACAACGATCGCGGCTGCAAAAAATAATATTGGGGAGAGACACCATGACTATCGTGCCCGTCAGCCGTCGCACGTTCATCAAGTCGTCGACGGCAGTGACCGCCGGCCTCGTGCTCTCTCCAGCCATCATCGGCCGCGCCGAAGCCGCGACGCTGAAGCTGAAATGCTCCTCCTCGCTGCCGAACGATCCCAAATTCGCCAACGGCCGCGTCTACTACGACAATCTCGTCAAGAATCTGAAGGGCAACGGGCTCGGCGAGCAGGTCGAGGTCGCGTTCTTCCCGGACAACCAGCTCGGCCAGGAAATCGACGTCATCAATTCGGTGAAGCTCGGCGTCATCGATCTCATGATCTCCGGCTCGTCGATCTCGGCCAATCTGGTGCCGCTGGTCGGCACCTACGACCTCGGCTTTCTGTTCTTGAGCTTTCCGCAGCAGACCAAGGCGTTCGACGCCGGTGCCGCCAAGCCGATCGAGGACGCGCTGCTCAAGGGCAGCAACATCCGCATCATCGCCTGGGCCTATAATTTCGGCTCGCGCAGCGTGTTTGCGAAGAAGCCGGTGAAGACGCCGGAGGATCTCGCCGGTCTCAAGATCCGCACCCTGCCGAATCCCGTCATCACGGAGTGCCTGCGTCTGATGGGCGCGGCCGCGACGCCGCTGGCGTTCGGCGAAATCTACACGGCGTTGCAGGCCGGCGTGCTCGATGGCCTCGAGCACGATCCGCCGACGATCCTCGCCAGCAAGTTCTTCGAAACGGCGAAGTTCTACGCGCTGACGCAGCACAATTTCTCGCCGCTCGCGGTCTATTTCAGCGACATGACCTTCAACCGCATGGATCCGAAGCTGCGCGAGGGTTTTCTCGACGCCGCGAAGAAGGCCGCGGTCGACACGCGCGCCCATGGGCTCGCAGTCGAGAAGGAAGCGCTGGCGGCTCTGACCGAGAAGGGCGTGACGGTCTCCGAATGCGATCGCGAGGCGTTCAAGAAGCGCGTTGCGCCGCAGACCGAGAACTTCATCAAGGCGCGGCCGGAGTCCAAGGCCGTCATCGACATCATTCGCTCGACGCAAGCCTGAGATGGCCAAATCCGGGTTGGCCAAATCTGAGTTGGCGATGACGGAAGCCGTGCCGCTCTCCGGCGGTCGGCACGGGAGCATCGCCCTTCTGCTTCGCGTCAGTGACGCGATCGCGGCCATCCTTCTGGCCGCCGATCTCGCGGTTGTCTGCGGCTCGGTGCTGCTGCGTTTCTGCTTCAACGCGCCGGTCGAATGGTCGGATGACGTCGCGCGCGGATTGATGGTCGGATCGGCCTTCTTCGGCGCGGCAAGCGCGCTTGCGCGCGGCGAGAATGTCGGCGTGTCCTTCTTCCGCGATCTGCTGGCGCTGCGGCTGCGCACCCTGGTCGATGCGGCGAGCGCCGTGCTCGTCGTGCTGATCTCCGGCTACGTCGCCCATAACGCCATCAAGCTGGGCTCGCTGACGGCGGGGCAGACCACCGGCTCCGGCCTGCCCTTGGAGCTGACCTTCTATCCGATGGGCGTCGGCGCGCTGTTCATGACGGTGTTCGCGATCGACCAACTCTGCGCACGACCGCTGCCTGACATCGTCAGAGGCCTCATCGCGGTCGCCGTCGTGACCGGGCTTTATCTCGCCTGGGATTACCTGTCGCCGTCCTCGGTGCCGTCGGCGGGCGTGCTGATGCTGATCGGCTTCTTCGCCACGCTGTTCGGCGGCTTGCCGATCGGGTTCGCGCTGGCGCTGGCTGCGCTGATCTTCATCTGGGTCGAGGGCGCGCTGCCCGGCGTCATCTTCGCCCAGCAGATGGCGCGCGGCATCGACAATTTCGTGCTGCTCGCGATCCCGTTCTTCATCCTCGTCGGCTACCTCATGGAAGCCAACGGCATGTCCGTGCGTCTGATCGAGCTGTTGCAGCGCGCGGTGGGCCGCATGCGCGGCGGCCTGAACGTCGTGATGGTGGCCTCGATGGTGCTGTTCTCCGGCATCTCGGGCTCGAAGATGGCCGACGTCGCGGCCGTCGGCTCGGTGCTGATTCCGGCAGCGCGCCGCTCGAAGCAGAATCCGGGCAGCGCGGTGGCGCTGCTCGCGGCGTCCGCGGTGATGGCGGAGACGATTCCGCCCTGCATCAACCTGATCATTCTGGGTTTCGTCGCGAACCTGTCGATCGGCGGCCTGTTCATGGCAGGCCTGTTGCCGGCGGCGCTGATGGCGGCGGTGCTGATCGCCTTCTCCATCATCTTCGGCAAGACGCCGGCGGAGGCCGAGGAGGTCGAGCCGCAGGTGCCGGTGTCGGGATTGTGGAGCGGCGCGATCGCCTCGTTCGGCCTGATCTTCATGATCTTCTTCGGCTTCAAGAGCGGCTTTGCCACGGCGACCGAGATCTCGGCCTTCGCGGTCGCCTACGCGCTGATCGTCGGGAGCGTGGTGTTTCGCGAACTCAGCTTCAGAACGGCGACGCACAGTTTCGTGCAGGCGGCGACGCGCGCGGGGCTGGTGCTGTTCATCGTTGCCGCCGCGCAGTCGCTGGCGTTCACGCTGACCTTGCAGCAGGTGCCGCATGCGGTCGGCGACTTCATGCTGGGCCTGTCCAAGACGAGCGGTACCTGGCTGTTCATTCTGCTCGCGATCGCCGTGCTGATCGTGATGGGCTCGGTGCTGGAAGGCGCCGCTGCGCTGATCATCTTCGGGCCTCTGCTTCTTCCCGTGGCGGTGCAGCTCGGCATCGATCCCCTGCATTTCGGCGTCGTGCTTGTCATCGCGATGGGCGTCGGCCTGTTCGCGCCGCCGCTCGGGCTCGGGCTCTACGGCGCCTGCCTGATCGGTAACGTGCCGATCGAGCAGACGGTGAAGCCGATCCTGGGCTATCTCGGCCTGTTGTTCCTCTGCCTGCTGGTCATCGCCTTCGTGCCGTGGCTGAGCACCGCCTTGCCGCGCGCGTTCGGCTACTGAAGGAGTGTCGTCGTGAAAGTCCTGCTGGCCCACACGCCGGAGATGCGCCGCAATTATTACGGCGATCGCAGCCTGAACGGCCTGCGCGCCATTGCCGAATTGGTCCTGCACGAGGGTGATCGGGCGCTGGATTCCGCGGGCCTCGTCAGTGCGGCAAAGGACGCCGACATCATCGTCGCCGATCGCATGACCGAGGGCCGCGGCGAGATCTTTGCGCAGCTGCCACGCTTGCGGGCCTTCGTCCGCTGCGCCGTCGACATCCGCAACGTCGACGTCGATGCCGCCTCGGAGGCCGGCGTGCTGGTGACCCGCGCCGGTCCCGGCTTCGTGCAGGCGGTCGCCGAGCTCGCGGTCGGCTTCATGGTCGACCTGTCGCGTGGCGTGTCGCGGGCCACGGCCGACTACCATGCCGGCCGCAAGCCGGAGGCACGGATGGGCCGTCAGCTCGCCGGCAGCAAGATCGGCATCATCGGTTATGGCAGCATCGGCCGTTACCTTGCCGAGATCGCCAAGGTGATGCGCATGGAGGTGCTGGTCTCCGATCCCTTCGCTGATGTCAGCGACAGCGCGATCAGGCAGGTGGGCCTCGACGAACTCCTCGCGGCGTCCGACTATGTCGTCTGCCTCGCAATTGCCAACGAGCAGACCGAGAAGCTGATCGGCGAGGCGGCGCTGGCGCGCATGCAGACGCATGCCGTCTTCATCAATCTCTCGCGCGGCAATCTCGTCGACGAGGCGGCGCTTGCGAAGGCGCTGCTGGAGAACCGCATCGCGGGCGCTGCGATGGATGTCGGCCGCGCGCCCGACCAGATGCCGACGCCGGAGCTGGCAAAATTCGCCAACGTCGTCGCGACGCCGCATGTCGGCGGGCTGACGCCGCAGGCGATCGAATACCAGTCGCTGGAAACGGTGCGGCAGGTCGACGCCATCATCAAGGGCGAGGCCCCGCTGGGTGCCGTCAACGCCGACCGCTGGACCCGGCGGCCATAAAGGGCCTTACAGCCTATCGATCGCCCTGAACGTCCCGTCCTTCTGGATCACCGTCAGGAACACTTTTGGCGGCGTCTCGATGGCGCGAAAGCCGACGGTGAAGACAGTGCCACTGATGTCGAAGCGGCCGATGTCGTTGATGGTGCGCAGCAGCCCCGCGCGTGTCGGGTTCGGTCCGAGATTTTCGAGGGCGGCCGCCGCCAGGCGGCCTGAGAGATAACCTTCGAGCGAGACGAAATCCGGCGTCAGCGTCGGATCGATCGCTTTCTGCGCGGCCTGGTAGTCGGCAACGAGCTTGATCGAGCGATCCCAGGGAAACGGTACGACCTGCGCGACCACGACGCCTTCGCCGTCGGAGCCGAGCTCCCTGGCGAGCGCGGTGGCGCCGACGAACGAGATGCTGGCAAAGGTCGGGTACGCGCCGCTGCGGTGTGCGAGCTTGATGAACTCGGCACTCGGACCGTAAGTGCCGACCATGATGATCGCCTCGGGCTCGGCGCGCTTGATGGTGCGCCAGGCCGCGCCGACCGCACGGGTGTTGCGCTCGAAGGTGCCCTCGGCGGCGAGCTCGAGACCGCGCTTGGCAAGCGCCGTCTTCACGCCGGCGAGGCCGTCATGGCCGAAGGAATCGTCCTGGTAGAAGATGCCGATCCGGGTGAAGTGGCGATCCTCGATGAGATGCTTGATGAGGGTCTCCGACTCCGCGCCGTAGCTCGGGCGAATGTTCACGACATTCGTCAGTTCGAGGTCGCGCAGGAGTTCCGCACCGCTCACCGGTCCGATGAAGGGCACATCGCGCGTGCTCGTGATCGGGATGGTTGCCATTGCGGTCGCGGTCCCGACGGCGCCGATCAGCGCGAACACCTTGTCGTCTTCGATCAGCCGCAGAGTCTGCACCACCGAACGATCGGGATCGTAGCCGTCGTCGCGGCTGATGAGCTGGAGCTTGCGGCCGTGGACGCCGCCCTTGGCATTGATCTCGGTGAACGCCGCGACGATGCCGTGCCGCATGTGCTGGCCGAGCATGGAAGAGGGACCCTCGAGCGCGGCGGCCTGGCCGAACAGGATTGCGTCCTCGCTGACGCCGGCCTCGTCGCCTTTTGCCGTCAGTGTCGCCGCCGCCAGCAGCGCGGCGGCAAGCGCGATGCATGTCGCTGCGTGCGATCGTTTCATGAGAGGGCTCGCCGGATGCTGGAAAAGTTGCCGCCACGATAGGTCCCTGGGCTGAACAGGGCGCTAACCGGCGTGGGGAGAGCGGTCCGTAGAAGTCCGGGGCAATCCTGCAATTGGCGACCACATTTTCGGGAACACGCAGGTCGATTGTTAACTACACCTCGCAATGCGGGACAGGTTGGTTCCAATATTGTGCAGTTCTTAACCCCGATCCTTGTCCGATAGTCGCCACGGTGGCTCAACCCTAAGTTCGGCCGCTGCGCCGAGGGGACGTGCGGAATCAAGATGGGCGGTCGCGATCAGAATGATCAGGATCGAAGGCGTGTGACTGGACGGTGGCGCATTGCGCCGCTGCTCGGCCTCCATCGCCCTGCGCTGGTCGCGGCGGCCGTCGGCCTGCTGTTCTCGATCGCGGGCGCCGCGGCGGTGGCGCGATGGGAAGACCGCGTCAACAAGATCGAGTTCGAGAACGCCGCCGAGACGCAGTCCATCGTCATGCAGAACGGCATGAACGAATATATCAGCCGGCTGGTGGCGCTGCGGACCCTGTTCGAATCCTCCAACGAGGGCGTCACCCGCAGCGAGTTCGAGACCTTCAGCGGCAAGCTGTTCGAACGATATCCCGGCTTGTTGCGTATCGGCTGGCTGCCACGGATCACGCGCAAGGAGCGTGCCGAGTACGAAGCCGCAGCCATCGCCGAGGGCGTGTCCAGCTATCGCATCAAGTCGCTCGAAGGCAATGGCTTCGTCACCGCGCCGCAGGGCGAGGAATATTACCCCATCTTCTACTCGACGCAGTCGAAGACATCGCGTGTCTACGGCATCGACTATCTGAGCGTGCCGGATCGCAAGGTGGCGCTCGAACGTGCCCGCGACAATGACCAGATCGCGGCGATCCGCACCGAGCTCTTTGCCACGAATAATGCCGGGCAGTTGCCGAACGTGTTCGTGGTCGTGCCCGTTTACGCCAAGGGCACCTCGCGCGACACCGTCGCCGACCGCCGCCGCAACATCTCGGGCTTCGTTGTCGGCATTTTCGATCTGCCTCTGCTGATGCAGGCCATCCGCGTCAGGACCGGGGCGAGCCCCGCGGTCAGCGTGAACGTGTATCAGCCCTTCAGCGCGCGCATCGTCAGCCTCGAAGGCATGTTGCCCGATTACGCTTCCGCAGCCGCCGCGCCGCAATCGATGCGCGATGTTGCGCGGGGGCGCCATTGGTCGGGTGGTCTCAAGATCGGGGACACCGATTGGCAGGTGCGGGCGGTTCCGACCGCCGGCGGCTCGCTGGAGACGACGTATGACCGCGCGGGCGCCGTGCTGATCGTCGGCATGCTGCTGACGCTGTCGCTGTCGACCTATCTGATGCTCGCCAGCCGCAACTCGCGGCGGCTGTCGCTGGCCAATCGTCGTGTGCTCGAGCTTGCGCAGACCGACGTCCTGACCGGATTGCCGAACCGCGCCTTCTTCCTCGCCCGGCTCGACGAGCTCAACGGCCAGCTGAAGAACGGCGGTCCGACCTTCTCGATCCTGATGCTCGATCTCGATCGCTTCAAGAACGTCAACGATTCCCTCGGTCATGGCGCCGGCGATGCGCTGCTGCGGCTGGTGGCACAGCGGCTGAAATCCGCGGTGCGCGCCACCGATGTGCTGGCGCGGCTCGGCGGCGACGAATTCGCCATCATCCAGGAAGACTGCGAGGACCAGCGCGCCTGCGCGACCGAACTGGCCGCGCGGATCGCCAAGCTCGTTGCCGAGCCGTTTCTGTTGCCCGGTCATCGCGTCGAGATCGGGACCAGCATCGGCATCGCGATCGCGCCGGATCATGGCCGCGACCAAGAGCAGCTGCTGAAGAAGGCCGACCTTGCGCTCTACCGCTCGAAATCGGCGGGCCGGAACTGCTTCACCATCTACGACGAGGCGATGTCGGCTGAGCTCGAGGCGCGCAACACGCTGGAAGGCGATTTGCGCGACGCCATCGCGCGCTGTCAGCTCGAGGTGCACTACCAGCCGTTCATGGATGCCAGCACGGGCGCGCGACGCGGGTTCGAGGCGCTGGTGCGCTGGCGGCATCCGGCCCGCGGCCTGATCCCGCCGGATCAGTTCATCGCGCTCGCCGAGGAGACCGGGCTGATCGTGCCGCTCGGCGAATTCGTGCTGCGTCGCGCCTGCGCGGACGCGGCAAACTGGCCGTCCGATCTGATGGTCGCGGTGAATTTGTCGCCGATCCAGTTCAAGGAAGCCGACCTGTTCGACGTCATCTGCGCGGCCTTGCGGGATTCCGGCCTGTCGCCGCAACGGCTCGAGATCGAGATCACCGAATCCGTCCTGCTCGAGCGCGGCACCGAGAACCATGCGTTCATGGAACGGCTCAAGCATATCGGCATCGAGCTTGCGCTCGACGATTTCGGCACCGGCTATTCCTCGCTGAGCTATCTCACCGCGTTTCCGTTCGACAAGATCAAGATCGATCGGTCGTTCGTCCGCAACCTCACGCACCAGCCGCGCTCTTCCGCCATCATCTCCTCGATCGTGACTTTGGCGCGCGGGCTCGACATGTCGGTCACCGCTGAGGGCGTCGAGACCGCCGATGAGTTCGAACGCCTGAGGGCGCTCGGCGTCAACTTTGCGCAAGGCTATCTGTTCGGCCGCCCGCTGCCGGTCGACCAGATCGA
Encoded proteins:
- a CDS encoding TRAP transporter substrate-binding protein, which translates into the protein MTIVPVSRRTFIKSSTAVTAGLVLSPAIIGRAEAATLKLKCSSSLPNDPKFANGRVYYDNLVKNLKGNGLGEQVEVAFFPDNQLGQEIDVINSVKLGVIDLMISGSSISANLVPLVGTYDLGFLFLSFPQQTKAFDAGAAKPIEDALLKGSNIRIIAWAYNFGSRSVFAKKPVKTPEDLAGLKIRTLPNPVITECLRLMGAAATPLAFGEIYTALQAGVLDGLEHDPPTILASKFFETAKFYALTQHNFSPLAVYFSDMTFNRMDPKLREGFLDAAKKAAVDTRAHGLAVEKEALAALTEKGVTVSECDREAFKKRVAPQTENFIKARPESKAVIDIIRSTQA
- a CDS encoding LysR family transcriptional regulator, which gives rise to MLDRLTSLEVFAKVAANGSLSGAARAMGLSQTMVTKHVASLEARLGIKLFHRTTRRLSITEAGRLYLESSERILADMETADAAVARERAEPRGLLRVNVPVVFGTRQIAPVIADFSERYPEVTIELGLNDRLVDLAEEGWDLAIRIGKLRDSSMVARKLAPNRLVVCAAPSYLAKHGTPRTVADLAAHNCLGYTLTQQGSAAEWPFGVDGEIRIQISGTLRANNGDALRAATLAGLGLARQPTFIIADDLRAGTLVALPLDQPEIQSSAVHAVYLPDRRPPAKVRAFIDFLAARFAPDPPWDRGLF
- a CDS encoding caspase family protein; amino-acid sequence: MRRPVLCNLVLASGLLALTQLMTPTQAAAEARLALVIGQSAYRTVPELPNAANDAKGMAELLGNAGFTVTAAPNLAQSEMRQTISDFAGKVSASGADTVALVFYAGHGLQIDGENYLVPVDLDPKREADIPLQGVRLNDLLNTLGALPTRARIFMLDACRNNPFPALSGAGHGLAIVDTKAGAPGSFISYSTSPGAEAEDGSGADSPYTTAALTVAKQPNIPIEEVFKRIRIAVAQSTDGRQIPWESSSLTTDFKFFGGDSGGGQPAAPGANAMALASATRSVEDWRKDLQGKDAKAAYQLVIADDTVPAYQAYVELYAQDAQTPRLRTVLERRRQMLAWDRAVAINTRASYETYLANWDNSDLAATARRLLLRVQNRNYALPVAAAAVPVAVAMAPTCPCSAPTPPATPINPTVAPVIKKRVDDTPPKRKVVDTPPKRRPPPDEVVVERAPPPGPPPEAVGIGLGIGLGMGMGMGGHGGGGMGRGGGDYNRGTRY
- a CDS encoding SulP family inorganic anion transporter; its protein translation is MPQDAHARKAWPLFGSLASYALPGDLMAGLTLAAIAIPEQMATARLGGFAPQIGFFAFMAGSLGFALLGGNRFLSCGADSTITPIFAGGLAALAAAGSPEYQGLAIALALMVGAMMLAGGAFRLGGIANLLSMPVMVGFLAGISVHIIVSQLPGVLGLDSPSGPTLDRIGVLATEIGRTNPITFFIGFGVLAVVFISERISAKIPGALIGLVAATLATIAFGLESKGVKVVGTVPGTLPRPTLPDLAPEQWVHLVPLAFVVTVVVMVQTAATTRSFPSDPDKPADVDRDFLGAGAGSVLSGLFGAFPVNASPPRTGIVAETGGQSQLAGLAAAVIVLLLLAFGTGLLQHVPDAALGGILLFVALRIIRTKQIVTIYRQSFSEFLLIVATAALIIVLPIQQGAFLGIVLSLLHGIWSTTRARLVEFERVPGTTIWWPAHPHITGERIAGVAVIGLQAPLSFLNAPGFRSDVTKVLGTATPQLLVLEASGMVEIDFTAAQILLDVFKACHEQGVTVALARLESMRAQDAFERFRLFDVLPKEHVFHSVDEAVRKLAK
- a CDS encoding DoxX family protein, translating into MIDSRTAPYAALVLRVTLGALFLAHASLKLFVFTPAGTAKFFGSLGFPPELAYLVMTVEVLSGIALILGVWTRYAALAGIPILLGAIFTVHGAAGFFFTNPKGGWEYPAFWVIALVAQALLGDGAFALRPSRDVEAANGQLSVASSR
- a CDS encoding TRAP transporter large permease subunit, which codes for MTEAVPLSGGRHGSIALLLRVSDAIAAILLAADLAVVCGSVLLRFCFNAPVEWSDDVARGLMVGSAFFGAASALARGENVGVSFFRDLLALRLRTLVDAASAVLVVLISGYVAHNAIKLGSLTAGQTTGSGLPLELTFYPMGVGALFMTVFAIDQLCARPLPDIVRGLIAVAVVTGLYLAWDYLSPSSVPSAGVLMLIGFFATLFGGLPIGFALALAALIFIWVEGALPGVIFAQQMARGIDNFVLLAIPFFILVGYLMEANGMSVRLIELLQRAVGRMRGGLNVVMVASMVLFSGISGSKMADVAAVGSVLIPAARRSKQNPGSAVALLAASAVMAETIPPCINLIILGFVANLSIGGLFMAGLLPAALMAAVLIAFSIIFGKTPAEAEEVEPQVPVSGLWSGAIASFGLIFMIFFGFKSGFATATEISAFAVAYALIVGSVVFRELSFRTATHSFVQAATRAGLVLFIVAAAQSLAFTLTLQQVPHAVGDFMLGLSKTSGTWLFILLAIAVLIVMGSVLEGAAALIIFGPLLLPVAVQLGIDPLHFGVVLVIAMGVGLFAPPLGLGLYGACLIGNVPIEQTVKPILGYLGLLFLCLLVIAFVPWLSTALPRAFGY